AGTAAACAGTATCAGCTATATCTGGGGTGGATCAAAGTTTACCAATATGGAAAGATACCCTGAATCAATTTACCGGGAATATCCGTCATTGAAGTATACAATACCATTTGAAAAACCATTGTATGCTGTTGTCGAGATATGTAGTTCCGGAAAAATAAAAATTAAAGGCACTAAAAGCAGATATGTCCAACCTGAACCGGATGAGAAGCTGCTGAAAGAAAAACCATATCCCTGCTCCCCGGTCATTTCAGACCGGAAACTTACTTTCTAAACATCCTTGTTACAACAAAATTTTCATATAAAATGCTAAAGTCTGTTGTTACTACGCTTAATGCCAAATACATACATCGATCCCTTGCAGTCAGGTTATTATACGTTGCCAATAAAGACCGTTTTGACATTTCATTTAAGGAATATACTATTAAAGAAGACATTGAGACCATCGCAGGTGATCTTTTATCTACCGGATGCGATTGTATTGGTTTAGGGGTATATATATGGAATGTCCGGCAAATACAACAACTGGTGATCCGCCTCAAGGAACTGAACCCGGAAATCATCCTGATTCTGGGAGGTCCGGAAGTAAGTTACGAACCTGAGTTTTTCCTGAAGAATACCAAAGCTGATTTTATCATCAGCGGAGAAGGGGAATTTGTACTTGGAGAATTACTAAACGCTTTAGAAAATCATTTACCGGTCAACATCGATGGCGTATCATCACCGGGAAATATCAGCCGTGTCATTGCCCGCGCCGACCTCCACCGTCTGGTTGCCCTACCTTCTCCTTACCAACTGATTGAAGACAGGGAATCATTGAATCATCAGCTGATCTATTTTGAGACATCCCGCGGTTGCCCCTACCAATGTTCTTATTGCCTTTCATCACTGGAAAAAGGAATTCGTTATTTTCCTTATGAATACATTACGAAAAACCTGCAATATCTGATGGACCATGGGACCAGACAAATAAAATTCCTCGACCGGACATTTAATCTAAACAGGAAACACACGCAACGTATATTTGATTTTTTAATCGATCATTATCGGGAAGGACTTACGTTTCAGTTCGAGATATATGCAGACCTTCTGGATGATGCCACCATTAATTTTCTGAATACAAGCTTACCCAAACATTTCTTTCGCTTTGAAATCGGAGTACAATCAAGTTTCGAACCAAGCAATAAAGCTGTAAACCGGAAACAGGATTTTACCCTATTATCCCACAATATAAAAAAATTAACAGAAGGAGGTAAAATCGACCTGCATTTGGATCTGATTGCCGGACTTCCATACGAAACCTACGGGAAATTTGTCCAATCATTCAATGATGTGTTTGTCTTCAGAGCAAAAGAAATACAACTCGGCTTTTTAAAAATGCTTCGCGGGACGAGTATTCGTAGGAATGCTTCGAAGCATGGGTATGTCTTTCAGGAAGAAGCCCCTTATCAAATCATCAGCAACCGCTATTTATCCGGTGATGAATTATGCCGGATACACGAAGCAGAACATACGCTTGAAAAATATTGGAACAGTGGACGTTTTCCCTTAACTATGAATACAGTTTTCAATACTGCCTATAAGGATCATTATTTTGAATTTTTCGATGAGTTGGCCCAATTCTGTAAACAACATCATTACAGATTATATCAATATCAGTTGGTCGATTTGTTCCGTTACCTGCATGCTTTCCTGGAAAGTAAAAAAATCAATTTATTCCATCTCCTTCAGGAAGATTATTACCATCATTTCACGACACGTCCTACCGGCGTTTTCTGGCAAGAAGACCTGAGTAAAAAGGAAAGAAAGCAGCTATTTAACCAGATCTGTCAGGATAAAAATTTCCTGGAAAAGCACCAATTAAACCCTTATCATATAAAAAAGCAAACAATGATTGACCGAAAGGACAATACAAGCTTCATGTTAACAGTTTTCCTGTCATCCGGAAGAAAGAAACTAGAATACCTGTCAAATCATCCATCGTAAATAATAAGCGCGATATCTATTCGTAACCTTACGAATAAATATCCATATTACATTTCCTGAAAAGAGATCATGGTTTATCCAGGTGAATTATCCGAATCATATTGTCTTACTATAAAAAGTAGCGCTATATTCCTTTGCATGAACAAACCAAAACTTTTTGTACTTTTGCGGCGCAATGAAAGACACCACAGTACTCATCAATAATCACCTGAGCGATATTTATACCGGACATCCGGCCATTTCCTCTATCAAACAATCCTTACAATCCGGAAAAACCATCCATTTGAAAGGATTATCCAGTTCATCGCCGGCATTGGTTGCCGCCAGCGTGATCAAACAAATATCCGGTAACCAGATATTTATTTTTCCTGATGCTGAAACTGCTGCATACTTCTATAATGACCTGAACAATATCCTGGGTAATGATCAGGAAATATACTTTTTCCCATCCTCATACAAAAGAATTACCGCACAACTCCAGCTCCATGAAGGAAATATTATTCTTCGTACACGTACGCTGGAAGCTTTGTTACCCGACAGAGAAGATAAACAGGATGGTATCATTATCGTTAGCTATGCTCATGCCATTACCGAGAAAGTCGTCTCCGGGGAAAATCTGCAGCGTAATACCCTACAGCTAAAAAAAGGAGAACATATATCTATTGATTTTATCCGTGAAGTTTTACAGGAATACCTATTCACACACACTGATTTTGTATACGAGCCGGGGCAGTTTTCTATACGGGGAAGTATTGTAGACATATTTTCTTATTCCTCCCACCAGCCTTACCGTATCGACTTCTTCGGTGATGAAGTGGAATCCATCCGTTCTTTCGATGTCGACACACAATTGTCCGAAAATCAACTGGATACTATCCATATCATTCCCAGCATGGATAAGGAATCGTTCCGTACCGGCAGATCTTCCTTTTTTAAACTGTTTGATCATTCAACTATTGTCTGGAGTGAAGATATGGGCATCACACTACACGAAATTGCACGTATCAATAACCAACCACCAGCAAAGGTACTTTCGGGGGATGAGTATATTCCGTTCCGCTGTGATGAGACATTCTCGGAAGAACATGAAATTGTTTCGCTCCTACCAGGTTTCTGTAATATAGAATTCGGAACAAACTATACCTTTAAGGCAGATACTGAGTTCAAGTTCAATACCGTACCACAACCCAGTTTCAACAAGAATTTCGAATTGCTGGCACAAGATATTTCTTCACATACGGAACGCGGTTATACCACCGCTTTGATGAGTGAAAACAAAAAACAATTTGACCGGTTGAGGAATATTTTTAACGATATCATCCCCAAAGCAGCATTCATAGCGGTTCCGAACATCATTCACGAAGGATATATTGACCACGATCTGAAGCTTTGCCTTTATACCGATCATCAGATTTTCGACCGTTACCATAAATACCGGATACAACACAGTTTCACACAATCCAAAAGTATCACCATGAAAGAATTGCAGGGTTTACACCCGGGCGATTATATCGTACATATCGATCATGGCGTAGGTGTATTCGGTGGTCTGGAAAAAATGGAAGTAAATGGTAAGACCCAGGAATGTATCAGGATGGTTTACCGTGATAATGATGTATTGTATGTAAACATCCACAATCTTCATAAAATATCCAAATTCCGTGGCAAAGACAGCACTCAGCCAAAACTGAATAAACTGGGAACCCCTGCAT
The window above is part of the Bacteroidales bacterium genome. Proteins encoded here:
- a CDS encoding B12-binding domain-containing radical SAM protein, producing MLKSVVTTLNAKYIHRSLAVRLLYVANKDRFDISFKEYTIKEDIETIAGDLLSTGCDCIGLGVYIWNVRQIQQLVIRLKELNPEIILILGGPEVSYEPEFFLKNTKADFIISGEGEFVLGELLNALENHLPVNIDGVSSPGNISRVIARADLHRLVALPSPYQLIEDRESLNHQLIYFETSRGCPYQCSYCLSSLEKGIRYFPYEYITKNLQYLMDHGTRQIKFLDRTFNLNRKHTQRIFDFLIDHYREGLTFQFEIYADLLDDATINFLNTSLPKHFFRFEIGVQSSFEPSNKAVNRKQDFTLLSHNIKKLTEGGKIDLHLDLIAGLPYETYGKFVQSFNDVFVFRAKEIQLGFLKMLRGTSIRRNASKHGYVFQEEAPYQIISNRYLSGDELCRIHEAEHTLEKYWNSGRFPLTMNTVFNTAYKDHYFEFFDELAQFCKQHHYRLYQYQLVDLFRYLHAFLESKKINLFHLLQEDYYHHFTTRPTGVFWQEDLSKKERKQLFNQICQDKNFLEKHQLNPYHIKKQTMIDRKDNTSFMLTVFLSSGRKKLEYLSNHPS